A genomic window from Solanum dulcamara chromosome 11, daSolDulc1.2, whole genome shotgun sequence includes:
- the LOC129874400 gene encoding uncharacterized protein LOC129874400 isoform X4, which produces MGSPTRSSNTRRGNEMMRLLVTTIAGVVIGIFLGVSFPTLTLTKYSGLSTQDLLNVLSSLRSHRGHSHNQGHSDTKIWVPSNPRGAESLPADIVASESDLYPRRLWGLPREDLIIKPRYLVCFTVGFEQKNNIDAAVKKFSENFTFLLFHYDGRTSEWDDLEWSKWAIHVSTRKQTKWWYAKRFLHPDIVAPYDYIFIWDEDLGLENFDAEEYIKLVRQHGLDISQPGVASNSVLSWWMTKRRNDTDVHKETQERPGWCTDPHLPPCAGFVEIMAPVFSRDAWRCVWYMIQNDLVHGWGLDLALRKCVEPAHEKIGVVDSQWIVHQTVPSLGNQGQAEKGKAPWEGVRERCKREWTMFKERLAAAEKDYYYKGKGN; this is translated from the exons ATGGGTTCACCTACGCGCAg CTCAAACACCAGAAGAGGAAATGAAATGATGAGGCTTCTTGTGACAACCATTGCTGGAGTTGTGATTGGTATTTTCTTAGGCGTATCATTTCCTACACTTACATTGACCAAG TATTCAGGCCTCTCAACCCAAGATCTATTAAATGTATTGTCTTCCCTTAGGAGCCACAGAGGCCATTCACACAACCAAGGGCATTCCGACACAAAG ATTTGGGTTCCATCAAACCCTCGAGGTGCTGAGAGTCTACCAGCGGATATCGTTGCATCTGAATCTGATCTTTATCCTCGAAGGTTGTGGGGCCTACCCCGTGAG GACTTGATTATCAAACCTAGGTATCTTGTTTGCTTTACAGTTGGCTTCGAGCAGAAAAATAACATTGATGCGGCAGTGAAAAAG TTTTCAGAGAATTTTACCTTTCTGTTGTTTCACTATGATGGTCGAACAAGTGAATGGGATGACCTTGAGTGGTCAAAGTGGGCTATCCATGTTAGTACAcgaaaacaaactaaatg GTGGTACGCAAAACGCTTTCTGCATCCGGACATTGTAGCACCCtatgactatatatttatcTGGGATGAAGACTTGGgccttgagaattttgatgcaGAGGA ATATATAAAGTTGGTGAGGCAACATGGGTTGGATATTTCACAGCCTGGTGTAGCATCAAACAGTGTGTTGTCATGGTGGATGACAAAAAGACGAAATGACACTGACGTCCACAA GGAAACACAGGAAAGACCTGGCTGGTGCACTGATCCGCACTTGCCACCATGTGCAGG ATTTGTTGAGATCATGGCACCTGTTTTCTCTAGGGATGCATGGCGGTGTGTTTGGTATATGATCCAG AATGACTTGGTCCATGGATGGGGTCTCGATTTAGCTCTCAGGAAATGTGTGGAA CCAGCCCATGAAAAGATAGGAGTGGTAGATTCTCAGTGGATTGTGCATCAAACTGTCCCTTCACTCGGGAACCAG GGACAAGCAGAGAAAGGCAAAGCACCATGGGAAGGG GTAAGAGAAAGGTGTAAAAGAGAGTGGACAATGTTCAAGGAGCGTTTGGCTGCTGCAGAGAAAGATTATTACTACAAGGGCAAAGGGAATTGA
- the LOC129874400 gene encoding uncharacterized protein LOC129874400 isoform X1, which yields MGSPTRSSNTRRGNEMMRLLVTTIAGVVIGIFLGVSFPTLTLTKLNLPSNLFGIINLTCIEEKYSGLSTQDLLNVLSSLRSHRGHSHNQGHSDTKIWVPSNPRGAESLPADIVASESDLYPRRLWGLPREDLIIKPRYLVCFTVGFEQKNNIDAAVKKFSENFTFLLFHYDGRTSEWDDLEWSKWAIHVSTRKQTKWWYAKRFLHPDIVAPYDYIFIWDEDLGLENFDAEEYIKLVRQHGLDISQPGVASNSVLSWWMTKRRNDTDVHKETQERPGWCTDPHLPPCAGFVEIMAPVFSRDAWRCVWYMIQNDLVHGWGLDLALRKCVEPAHEKIGVVDSQWIVHQTVPSLGNQGQAEKGKAPWEGVRERCKREWTMFKERLAAAEKDYYYKGKGN from the exons ATGGGTTCACCTACGCGCAg CTCAAACACCAGAAGAGGAAATGAAATGATGAGGCTTCTTGTGACAACCATTGCTGGAGTTGTGATTGGTATTTTCTTAGGCGTATCATTTCCTACACTTACATTGACCAAG CTGAACTTACCTTCTAATCTTTTTGGAATAATTAATCTCACTTGCATTGAGGAGAAGTATTCAGGCCTCTCAACCCAAGATCTATTAAATGTATTGTCTTCCCTTAGGAGCCACAGAGGCCATTCACACAACCAAGGGCATTCCGACACAAAG ATTTGGGTTCCATCAAACCCTCGAGGTGCTGAGAGTCTACCAGCGGATATCGTTGCATCTGAATCTGATCTTTATCCTCGAAGGTTGTGGGGCCTACCCCGTGAG GACTTGATTATCAAACCTAGGTATCTTGTTTGCTTTACAGTTGGCTTCGAGCAGAAAAATAACATTGATGCGGCAGTGAAAAAG TTTTCAGAGAATTTTACCTTTCTGTTGTTTCACTATGATGGTCGAACAAGTGAATGGGATGACCTTGAGTGGTCAAAGTGGGCTATCCATGTTAGTACAcgaaaacaaactaaatg GTGGTACGCAAAACGCTTTCTGCATCCGGACATTGTAGCACCCtatgactatatatttatcTGGGATGAAGACTTGGgccttgagaattttgatgcaGAGGA ATATATAAAGTTGGTGAGGCAACATGGGTTGGATATTTCACAGCCTGGTGTAGCATCAAACAGTGTGTTGTCATGGTGGATGACAAAAAGACGAAATGACACTGACGTCCACAA GGAAACACAGGAAAGACCTGGCTGGTGCACTGATCCGCACTTGCCACCATGTGCAGG ATTTGTTGAGATCATGGCACCTGTTTTCTCTAGGGATGCATGGCGGTGTGTTTGGTATATGATCCAG AATGACTTGGTCCATGGATGGGGTCTCGATTTAGCTCTCAGGAAATGTGTGGAA CCAGCCCATGAAAAGATAGGAGTGGTAGATTCTCAGTGGATTGTGCATCAAACTGTCCCTTCACTCGGGAACCAG GGACAAGCAGAGAAAGGCAAAGCACCATGGGAAGGG GTAAGAGAAAGGTGTAAAAGAGAGTGGACAATGTTCAAGGAGCGTTTGGCTGCTGCAGAGAAAGATTATTACTACAAGGGCAAAGGGAATTGA
- the LOC129874400 gene encoding uncharacterized protein LOC129874400 isoform X3, with product MGSPTRSSNTRRGNEMMRLLVTTIAGVVIGIFLGVSFPTLTLTKLNLPSNLFGIINLTCIEEKYSGLSTQDLLNVLSSLRSHRGHSHNQGHSDTKIWVPSNPRGAESLPADIVASESDLYPRRLWGLPREDLIIKPRYLVCFTVGFEQKNNIDAAVKKFSENFTFLLFHYDGRTSEWDDLEWSKWAIHVSTRKQTKWWYAKRFLHPDIVAPYDYIFIWDEDLGLENFDAEEYIKLVRQHGLDISQPGVASNSVLSWWMTKRRNDTDVHKETQERPGWCTDPHLPPCAGFVEIMAPVFSRDAWRCVWYMIQNDLVHGWGLDLALRKCVEPAHEKIGVVDSQWIVHQTVPSLGNQVRERCKREWTMFKERLAAAEKDYYYKGKGN from the exons ATGGGTTCACCTACGCGCAg CTCAAACACCAGAAGAGGAAATGAAATGATGAGGCTTCTTGTGACAACCATTGCTGGAGTTGTGATTGGTATTTTCTTAGGCGTATCATTTCCTACACTTACATTGACCAAG CTGAACTTACCTTCTAATCTTTTTGGAATAATTAATCTCACTTGCATTGAGGAGAAGTATTCAGGCCTCTCAACCCAAGATCTATTAAATGTATTGTCTTCCCTTAGGAGCCACAGAGGCCATTCACACAACCAAGGGCATTCCGACACAAAG ATTTGGGTTCCATCAAACCCTCGAGGTGCTGAGAGTCTACCAGCGGATATCGTTGCATCTGAATCTGATCTTTATCCTCGAAGGTTGTGGGGCCTACCCCGTGAG GACTTGATTATCAAACCTAGGTATCTTGTTTGCTTTACAGTTGGCTTCGAGCAGAAAAATAACATTGATGCGGCAGTGAAAAAG TTTTCAGAGAATTTTACCTTTCTGTTGTTTCACTATGATGGTCGAACAAGTGAATGGGATGACCTTGAGTGGTCAAAGTGGGCTATCCATGTTAGTACAcgaaaacaaactaaatg GTGGTACGCAAAACGCTTTCTGCATCCGGACATTGTAGCACCCtatgactatatatttatcTGGGATGAAGACTTGGgccttgagaattttgatgcaGAGGA ATATATAAAGTTGGTGAGGCAACATGGGTTGGATATTTCACAGCCTGGTGTAGCATCAAACAGTGTGTTGTCATGGTGGATGACAAAAAGACGAAATGACACTGACGTCCACAA GGAAACACAGGAAAGACCTGGCTGGTGCACTGATCCGCACTTGCCACCATGTGCAGG ATTTGTTGAGATCATGGCACCTGTTTTCTCTAGGGATGCATGGCGGTGTGTTTGGTATATGATCCAG AATGACTTGGTCCATGGATGGGGTCTCGATTTAGCTCTCAGGAAATGTGTGGAA CCAGCCCATGAAAAGATAGGAGTGGTAGATTCTCAGTGGATTGTGCATCAAACTGTCCCTTCACTCGGGAACCAG GTAAGAGAAAGGTGTAAAAGAGAGTGGACAATGTTCAAGGAGCGTTTGGCTGCTGCAGAGAAAGATTATTACTACAAGGGCAAAGGGAATTGA
- the LOC129874400 gene encoding uncharacterized protein LOC129874400 isoform X2, producing MGSPTRSSNTRRGNEMMRLLVTTIAGVVIGIFLGVSFPTLTLTKLNLPSNLFGIINLTCIEEKYSGLSTQDLLNVLSSLRSHRGHSHNQGHSDTKIWVPSNPRGAESLPADIVASESDLYPRRLWGLPREDLIIKPRYLVCFTVGFEQKNNIDAAVKKFSENFTFLLFHYDGRTSEWDDLEWSKWAIHVSTRKQTKWWYAKRFLHPDIVAPYDYIFIWDEDLGLENFDAEEYIKLVRQHGLDISQPGVASNSVLSWWMTKRRNDTDVHKETQERPGWCTDPHLPPCAGDAWRCVWYMIQNDLVHGWGLDLALRKCVEPAHEKIGVVDSQWIVHQTVPSLGNQGQAEKGKAPWEGVRERCKREWTMFKERLAAAEKDYYYKGKGN from the exons ATGGGTTCACCTACGCGCAg CTCAAACACCAGAAGAGGAAATGAAATGATGAGGCTTCTTGTGACAACCATTGCTGGAGTTGTGATTGGTATTTTCTTAGGCGTATCATTTCCTACACTTACATTGACCAAG CTGAACTTACCTTCTAATCTTTTTGGAATAATTAATCTCACTTGCATTGAGGAGAAGTATTCAGGCCTCTCAACCCAAGATCTATTAAATGTATTGTCTTCCCTTAGGAGCCACAGAGGCCATTCACACAACCAAGGGCATTCCGACACAAAG ATTTGGGTTCCATCAAACCCTCGAGGTGCTGAGAGTCTACCAGCGGATATCGTTGCATCTGAATCTGATCTTTATCCTCGAAGGTTGTGGGGCCTACCCCGTGAG GACTTGATTATCAAACCTAGGTATCTTGTTTGCTTTACAGTTGGCTTCGAGCAGAAAAATAACATTGATGCGGCAGTGAAAAAG TTTTCAGAGAATTTTACCTTTCTGTTGTTTCACTATGATGGTCGAACAAGTGAATGGGATGACCTTGAGTGGTCAAAGTGGGCTATCCATGTTAGTACAcgaaaacaaactaaatg GTGGTACGCAAAACGCTTTCTGCATCCGGACATTGTAGCACCCtatgactatatatttatcTGGGATGAAGACTTGGgccttgagaattttgatgcaGAGGA ATATATAAAGTTGGTGAGGCAACATGGGTTGGATATTTCACAGCCTGGTGTAGCATCAAACAGTGTGTTGTCATGGTGGATGACAAAAAGACGAAATGACACTGACGTCCACAA GGAAACACAGGAAAGACCTGGCTGGTGCACTGATCCGCACTTGCCACCATGTGCAGG GGATGCATGGCGGTGTGTTTGGTATATGATCCAG AATGACTTGGTCCATGGATGGGGTCTCGATTTAGCTCTCAGGAAATGTGTGGAA CCAGCCCATGAAAAGATAGGAGTGGTAGATTCTCAGTGGATTGTGCATCAAACTGTCCCTTCACTCGGGAACCAG GGACAAGCAGAGAAAGGCAAAGCACCATGGGAAGGG GTAAGAGAAAGGTGTAAAAGAGAGTGGACAATGTTCAAGGAGCGTTTGGCTGCTGCAGAGAAAGATTATTACTACAAGGGCAAAGGGAATTGA
- the LOC129874400 gene encoding uncharacterized protein LOC129874400 isoform X5 — protein MGSPTRSSNTRRGNEMMRLLVTTIAGVVIGIFLGVSFPTLTLTKLNLPSNLFGIINLTCIEEKYSGLSTQDLLNVLSSLRSHRGHSHNQGHSDTKIWVPSNPRGAESLPADIVASESDLYPRRLWGLPREDLIIKPRYLVCFTVGFEQKNNIDAAVKKFSENFTFLLFHYDGRTSEWDDLEWSKWAIHVSTRKQTKWWYAKRFLHPDIVAPYDYIFIWDEDLGLENFDAEEYIKLVRQHGLDISQPGVASNSVLSWWMTKRRNDTDVHKETQERPGWCTDPHLPPCAGFVEIMAPVFSRDAWRCVWYMIQNDLVHGWGLDLALRKCVEPAHEKIGVVDSQWIVHQTVPSLGNQLLSTGTSRERQSTMGRGKRKV, from the exons ATGGGTTCACCTACGCGCAg CTCAAACACCAGAAGAGGAAATGAAATGATGAGGCTTCTTGTGACAACCATTGCTGGAGTTGTGATTGGTATTTTCTTAGGCGTATCATTTCCTACACTTACATTGACCAAG CTGAACTTACCTTCTAATCTTTTTGGAATAATTAATCTCACTTGCATTGAGGAGAAGTATTCAGGCCTCTCAACCCAAGATCTATTAAATGTATTGTCTTCCCTTAGGAGCCACAGAGGCCATTCACACAACCAAGGGCATTCCGACACAAAG ATTTGGGTTCCATCAAACCCTCGAGGTGCTGAGAGTCTACCAGCGGATATCGTTGCATCTGAATCTGATCTTTATCCTCGAAGGTTGTGGGGCCTACCCCGTGAG GACTTGATTATCAAACCTAGGTATCTTGTTTGCTTTACAGTTGGCTTCGAGCAGAAAAATAACATTGATGCGGCAGTGAAAAAG TTTTCAGAGAATTTTACCTTTCTGTTGTTTCACTATGATGGTCGAACAAGTGAATGGGATGACCTTGAGTGGTCAAAGTGGGCTATCCATGTTAGTACAcgaaaacaaactaaatg GTGGTACGCAAAACGCTTTCTGCATCCGGACATTGTAGCACCCtatgactatatatttatcTGGGATGAAGACTTGGgccttgagaattttgatgcaGAGGA ATATATAAAGTTGGTGAGGCAACATGGGTTGGATATTTCACAGCCTGGTGTAGCATCAAACAGTGTGTTGTCATGGTGGATGACAAAAAGACGAAATGACACTGACGTCCACAA GGAAACACAGGAAAGACCTGGCTGGTGCACTGATCCGCACTTGCCACCATGTGCAGG ATTTGTTGAGATCATGGCACCTGTTTTCTCTAGGGATGCATGGCGGTGTGTTTGGTATATGATCCAG AATGACTTGGTCCATGGATGGGGTCTCGATTTAGCTCTCAGGAAATGTGTGGAA CCAGCCCATGAAAAGATAGGAGTGGTAGATTCTCAGTGGATTGTGCATCAAACTGTCCCTTCACTCGGGAACCAG CTTCTTTCAACAGGGACAAGCAGAGAAAGGCAAAGCACCATGGGAAGGG GTAAGAGAAAGGTGTAA
- the LOC129873670 gene encoding SAGA-associated factor 29 homolog A isoform X1 translates to MSSPDIAEMLEKSKELDRLRKEQEEVLLEINKMHKKLQNTPEAVEKPGDNSLSKLKMLYTQAKELSESEMSISNQLLGQLDAMVPAGGAGQQRRRIEGNEQKKKRMKVDSDIPRLSPSMRNQQEFFASLKGEQVAARVAQEDGEKDEWVIVKVTHYDKESKEFEVLDEEPGDDEEGGGQRKYKLPWSHIIPFPKVTDLSIVPEFPPGKQVLAVYPGTTALYKATVVQARKRKNDDYTLEFDDDEEDGSLPKRMVPCNQVVALPDGHRQ, encoded by the exons ATGTCGTCACCGGACATTGCCGAAATGTTGGAAAAATCGAAGGAGCTTGATCGTTTAAGGAAAGAGCAAGAGGAAGTCCTCCTTGAAATCAATAAGATGCACAAAAAGCTTCAAAACA CTCCAGAAGCGGTTGAGAAACCAGGTGACAATTCCCTGTCAAAACTTAAGATGTTATACACTCAAGCTAAAGAGCTTTCCGAAAGTGAGATGAG TATCTCCAACCAGTTGTTGGGCCAACTGGATGCAATGGTCCCCGCTGGAGGTGCTGGGCAACAACGAAGAAGGATAG AAGGCAACGAGCAGAAAAAGAAGAGGATGAAAGTTGATTCTGACATTCCTAGGCTCTCTCCTTCCATGCGAAATCAACAGGAGTTCTTTGCTAGCCTGAAGGGTGAACAA GTGGCTGCTAGAGTTGCACAAGAAGATGGTGAAAAGGATGAGTGGGTTATTGTTAAAGTTACTCATTATGATAAAGAATCAAAGGA ATTTGAAGTTTTAGATGAGGAGCCAGGCGATGATGAGGAAGGTGGTGGCCAGAG AAAGTACAAGCTACCCTGGTCACATATTATACCTTTTCCCAAGGTAACTGATCTTTCAATCGTGCCAGAATTCCCTCCTGGCAAACAAGTTTTGGCAGTTTATCCAGGAACCACAGCCCTGTACAAAGCCACAGTAGTCCAGGCCCGCAAG AGGAAGAACGACGA TTACACATTGgagtttgatgatgatgaggaaGATGGGTCTCTACCTAAACGCATGGTGCCCTGTAACCAGGTTGTTGCTCTTCCAGATGGACATCGCCAGTGA
- the LOC129873670 gene encoding SAGA-associated factor 29 homolog A isoform X2: MSSPDIAEMLEKSKELDRLRKEQEEVLLEINKMHKKLQNTPEAVEKPGDNSLSKLKMLYTQAKELSESEMSISNQLLGQLDAMVPAGGAGQQRRRIGNEQKKKRMKVDSDIPRLSPSMRNQQEFFASLKGEQVAARVAQEDGEKDEWVIVKVTHYDKESKEFEVLDEEPGDDEEGGGQRKYKLPWSHIIPFPKVTDLSIVPEFPPGKQVLAVYPGTTALYKATVVQARKRKNDDYTLEFDDDEEDGSLPKRMVPCNQVVALPDGHRQ; encoded by the exons ATGTCGTCACCGGACATTGCCGAAATGTTGGAAAAATCGAAGGAGCTTGATCGTTTAAGGAAAGAGCAAGAGGAAGTCCTCCTTGAAATCAATAAGATGCACAAAAAGCTTCAAAACA CTCCAGAAGCGGTTGAGAAACCAGGTGACAATTCCCTGTCAAAACTTAAGATGTTATACACTCAAGCTAAAGAGCTTTCCGAAAGTGAGATGAG TATCTCCAACCAGTTGTTGGGCCAACTGGATGCAATGGTCCCCGCTGGAGGTGCTGGGCAACAACGAAGAAGGATAG GCAACGAGCAGAAAAAGAAGAGGATGAAAGTTGATTCTGACATTCCTAGGCTCTCTCCTTCCATGCGAAATCAACAGGAGTTCTTTGCTAGCCTGAAGGGTGAACAA GTGGCTGCTAGAGTTGCACAAGAAGATGGTGAAAAGGATGAGTGGGTTATTGTTAAAGTTACTCATTATGATAAAGAATCAAAGGA ATTTGAAGTTTTAGATGAGGAGCCAGGCGATGATGAGGAAGGTGGTGGCCAGAG AAAGTACAAGCTACCCTGGTCACATATTATACCTTTTCCCAAGGTAACTGATCTTTCAATCGTGCCAGAATTCCCTCCTGGCAAACAAGTTTTGGCAGTTTATCCAGGAACCACAGCCCTGTACAAAGCCACAGTAGTCCAGGCCCGCAAG AGGAAGAACGACGA TTACACATTGgagtttgatgatgatgaggaaGATGGGTCTCTACCTAAACGCATGGTGCCCTGTAACCAGGTTGTTGCTCTTCCAGATGGACATCGCCAGTGA
- the LOC129873669 gene encoding GDSL esterase/lipase At5g14450 produces MECATVMLSLVLLLAPLKKITSTAIAPCDFPAIYNFGDSNSDTGGISAAFEPIQAPYGQSFFHGPAGRFSDGRLLIDFIAEHMRLPYLSAYLDSIGSNFRHGANFATGGSTIRRQNETIFQSGISPFSLDVQIVHFHRFESRTEELYRQDKNKLPRPHDLSKSLYTIDIGQTDLAVGFREMSHIQLRRAIPDIINQFSAAVTRLYHQGARAFWIHNTGPIGCLPIATLYLRNPKPGVLDNYGCLKSHNKMALEFNRQLKSRVRTLRAELGHAAITYVDVYAAKYELISNVKSQDFVESHKICCGLHKGNTHVWCGQKGIVRGAEVFGGACVNPSDYISWDGVHYSQAANQWIANHILNGSFSDPPIPITHACHKHLHY; encoded by the exons ATGGAATGTGCAACAGTAATGTTATCACTAGTACTACTACTGGCCCCGTTGAAGAAGATCACTAGTACTGCAATAGCACCATGCGATTTTCCGGCAATATACAATTTCGGGGACTCAAATTCGGACACCGGTGGTATCTCTGCTGCATTTGAACCAATACAAGCACCTTATGGTCAGAGCTTCTTCCATGGACCTGCCGGAAGGTTTTCAGATGGCAGACTTCTCATTGACTTCATCG CTGAACACATGAGATTACCTTACTTGAGTGCCTATCTAGATTCCATTGGCTCGAATTTCAGGCACGGAGCTAATTTTGCAACAGGAGGATCCACCATTAGGAGGCAAAACGAAACTATATTCCAAAGTGGTATAAGCCCCTTCTCCCTGGATGTTCAAATCGTGCATTTCCATCGTTTCGAATCCAGAACTGAAGAGCTCTATAGACAAG ATAAGAACAAACTCCCAAGACCTCACGATCTTTCAAAATCTCTCTACACAATTGACATAGGTCAAACTGATTTAGCTGTTGGCTTCCGCGAGATGAGTCATATACAACTTCGAAGAGCCATACCAGACATAATAAACCAGTTTTCTGCAGCAGTAACG CGTTTATATCATCAAGGAGCGAGGGCATTTTGGATACATAACACGGGTCCAATCGGTTGCTTACCAATAGCCACATTATACCTCAGAAATCCAAAACCAGGTGTTCTTGATAACTATGGATGCTTAAAGAGCCATAATAAGATGGCCTTAGAGTTCAATAGACAGCTGAAATCCAGGGTAAGAACATTAAGGGCAGAGCTTGGGCATGCTGCTATAACATATGTAGATGTCTATGCTGCCAAGTACGAATTGATCAGCAATGTCAAGAGCCAAG ATTTCGTGGAATCCCACAAAATATGTTGTGGGTTACACAAGGGGAACACGCATGTATGGTGTGGGCAGAAAGGAATAGTGAGAGGTGCAGAAGTATTTGGAGGGGCTTGTGTCAATCCTTCAGATTACATAAGCTGGGATGGAGTACATTACTCACAAGCTGCTAATCAATGGATTGCCAATCATATACTAAATGGCAGTTTCTCTGATCCTCCCATTCCCATCACTCATGCTTGTCATAAACATCTTCACTACTAG
- the LOC129874717 gene encoding uncharacterized protein LOC129874717: MGKKASGVGEEGDGSTGKEGYKLLGNPTFKKLENGRFKCVQTGHELPEHAKDSYAQSKHCRLGLIDAALSKNKPPLNMFNQDPLNRSKLICKLTGDTVNKSEEHIWKHMSGKRFLRMLEKKETETEMENGGLEKEGDNEAAKKINSKASRRDKKKNKKEEIEDASKVISEIRDSSGKNSGSEEDDEFWMPPVGARWDNDDGGDRWGSGSESEEEEDDAIGEDGGTEENNHDAGELSKRAKRMSLEIGPSSFASRKKKKKTSVT; the protein is encoded by the exons ATGGGGAAGAAAGCAAGTGGAGTAGGAGAAGAAGGCGATGGATCCACTGGAAAAGAAGGTTACAAGCTGCTGGGAAATCCGACTTTCAAAAAATTGGAGAATGGCCGCTTCAAATGCGTTCAAACAGGGCATGAGCTGCCGGAACACGCTAAAGACTCGTATGCCCAGAGCAAGCACTGCCGATTGGGTCTAATTGATGCTGCTCTTTCTAAGAATAAACCTCCTCTCAATATGTTTAACCAAGATCCTCTGAATCG GTCAAAATTGATATGTAAATTAACAGGAGATACAGTTAATAAGTCGGAGGAGCACATATGGAAGCATATGAGTGGGAAACGGTTTCTCAGAATGTTAG AGAAAAAGGAAACTGAAACTGAAATGGAAAATGGAGGGCTAGAAAAGGAAGGAGATAATGAAGCGGCTAAGAAGATCAATAGCAAAGCTAGTCGTCGggacaaaaagaaaaacaaaaaggaagAAATAGAAGATGCTAGCAAGGTTATATCCGAAATAAGGGATTCTTCTGGAAAGAACAGTGGCTCAGAAGAAGATGACGAGTTTTGGATGCCTCCAGTTGGTGCTCGCTGGGACAATGATGATGGAGGTGATCGATGGGGATCTGGTTCCGAAtcagaagaggaagaagatgatGCTATTGGGGAAG ATGGAGGAACTGAAGAGAATAACCATGACGCTGGAGAGCTTTCTAAGCG GGCAAAACGCATGTCCCTTGAGATTGGACCCAGTAGCTTTGCctcaaggaagaaaaagaagaagaccaGTGTTACATGA